The following coding sequences are from one Capsicum annuum cultivar UCD-10X-F1 chromosome 3, UCD10Xv1.1, whole genome shotgun sequence window:
- the LOC107862627 gene encoding autophagy-related protein 16, with the protein MAYEEVAIEAIKHALKSLKKRHLVEEGAHAPALLALNRPLVLQGSEWKEKAENLELELQQCYKAQARLSEQLVVEVAESRASKSLIQEKETVITDLQNELNQARDECSRLTELLEEKTKALELLVDEHQDLKAQLEAMTLRANNAEAENKTLVDRWMLQKMQDAERLNEANSLYEDMLDKVKAASITKLARQQVDGVVRQSEDGAEFYLDSPVPSTCKQRIPAHDGGCASILFENNSSKLISGGQDRAIKMWDTTSGSLTNSLYGCLGSVLDLSITHDNKFIIAASSSNNLYVWDVNSGRIRHTLTGHIDKVCAVDVSKFSSRHVISAAYDRTIKVWDLQKGYCTNTIIFHSNCNSLAFSMDGLTICSGHVDGNLRLWDAQTGKLLSEVAAHSQAVTSVSLSRNGNMILTSGRDNLHNLFDIRTLEICGTFRENANRVASNWSRSCMSADESYVAAGSVDGSVHIWSVSNAKMVSTLKEHTSPVLCCTWSGLGKPLATSDKSGIVCIWS; encoded by the exons AT GGCATACGAAGAAGTTGCAATAGAAGCAATTAAGCATGCTTTGAAGTCCCTTAAAAAGCGGCATTTAGTGGAAGAAGGGGCTCATGCTCCTGCTTTGCTTGCCCTCAATAGGCCTCTCGTTTTGCAG GGTTCAGAGTGGAAAGAGAAAGCTGAAAATCTTGAACTGGAACTTCAACAATGTTATAAAGCTCAAGCACGACTTTCAGAGCAGCTTGTAGTGGAAGTGGCTGAATCCAGAGCATCAAAATCTTTAATTCAAGAGAAGGAAACTGTCATTACTGACCTTCAAAACGAGCTAAATCAAGCAAG GGATGAATGTTCACGTTTAACTGAACTTCTTGAGGAAAAGACTAAAGCTTTGGAATTGCTTGTGGATGAGCACCAGGACCTTAAAGCACAACTTGAAGCAATGACTCTGAGAGCAAACAATGCTGAGGCAGAAAATAAAACATTGGTTGACCGATGGATGCTGCAGAAGATGCAGGATGCTGAGCGCCTTAACGAG GCTAATTCTCTCTATGAAGATATGCTTGATAAGGTCAAGGCTGCAAGTATAACGAAACTTGCTCGTCAACAAGTGGACGGTGTGGTCCGCCAAAGTGAAGATGGTGCAGAATTTTACCTTGATTCTCCCGTTCCTAGTACTTGCAAGCAAAGGATCCCAGCCCATGATGGTGGATGTGCGTCGATTCTTTTTGAGAATAACTCTAGTAAATTGATAAGCGGTGGGCAGGACCGGGCAATTAAAATGTGGGATACTACAAGTGGATCATTAACCAACAGTCTTTATGGTTGTCTGGGTTCTGTCCTTGATCTTTCCATCACACACGATAACAAATTCATCATAGCAGCAAGCAGTTCAAATAACTTGTACGTGTGGGACGTAAATTCAGGCAGGATACGTCATACTCTTACTGGGCACATAGATAAGGTTTGTGCAGTTGATGTGAGCAAATTTTCAAGTCGCCATGTGATAAGTGCTGCGTATGATCGCACTATAAAAGTTTGGGATCTGCAGAAGGGTTACTGTACCAACACTATTATCTTTCACAGTAACTGTAACAGCCTTGCGTTTAGCATGGATGGATTGACTATTTGTTCTGGTCATGTTGATGGGAATCTTAGATTATGGGATGCTCAAACAGGCAAGCTTCTGAGTGAAGTTGCTGCACATTCACAGGCTGTTACGTCAGTTTCACTCTCTCGAAATGGAAACATGATATTAACCAGTGGGAGAGACAACTTGCACAATCTATTCGATATTCGCACCCTTGAAATTTGTGGCACTTTCAGGGAAAATGCGAACCGAGTGGCATCTAATTGGAGCCGATCGTGTATGAGTGCAGATGAAAGTTATGTTGCTGCAGGTTCTGTTGATGGGTCTGTTCATATTTGGTCAGTATCAAATGCTAAAATGGTAAGCACATTGAAAGAGCATACATCCCCAGTACTTTGTTGTACATGGAGTGGTCTTGGGAAACCTCTGGCTACCTCAGATAAGAGTGGAATCGTATGTATTTGGTCATGA
- the LOC107862628 gene encoding uncharacterized protein LOC107862628, with product MSCYGGFDFQGSTRANQQQVQHYQSNSKQGSMAINANFPLTIGGSNQNISLADYNSKGERGKSASDDDEPSFIEDGGKKGATPWQRVKWTDEMVRLLITAVSYIGEETAAAEYGGGRRKCSNNLHKKGKWKSVSKVMAERGHFVSPQQCEDKFNDLNKRYKRLNEILGRGTSCEVVENPALLDMLGHVSDKGKEEVRKILSSKHLHYEEMCSYHNGNRLHLPPDPELKHSLHLALKSRDEYDDNDARKKHPQDDNDEDDHEAADLEDRGDEYEENHRLHGGTSGGFSKRIKQCQGHETVTSLTTLDCNRSLIPQPQTDVSQVFPEGDKAKQWLDQCTLQLEDQKLQLQAQMLELEKERFNWQRFSRKKDIELEVMRMENERLKLENERIALELKRKEMFADNA from the coding sequence ATGAGTTGCTATGGGGGTTTTGATTTTCAAGGCTCGACAAGGGCTAATCAACAACAGGTTCAACATTATCAGTCTAATTCGAAACAAGGGTCGATGGCGATTAATGCTAATTTCCCACTCACAATTGGTGGTAGTAACCAGAATATCTCTTTGGCTGATTATAATAGTAAAGGTGAGAGGGGTAAGTCTGCAAGTGATGATGATGAACCAAGTTTTATTGAAGATGGGGGGAAAAAGGGGGCAACCCCGTGGCAGCGTGTGAAATGGACGGATGAGATGGTGAGGCTGTTGATTACTGCTGTATCTTACATAGGGGAAGAGACTGCTGCTGCAGAATATGGTGGTGGAAGAAGAAAATGTTCGAATAATTTGCATAAGAAAGGGAAATGGAAGTCAGTGTCGAAAGTGATGGCAGAAAGGGGTCATTTTGTGTCGCCTCAACAGTGTGAGGATAAATTTAATGATCTAAACAAGAGGTACAAGAGACTAAATGAGATCCTTGGTAGGGGAACTTCATGTGAGGTAGTTGAAAATCCTGCTCTTTTGGATATGCTCGGTCACGTATCAGACAAAGGAAAGGAGGAAGTTAGGAAAATTCTTAGTTCAAAACATTTGCATTATGAAGAGATGTGCTCCTACCATAATGGGAACCGCTTACATCTGCCTCCCGATCCTGAATTGAAGCATTCATTGCATTTGGCCCTTAAAagtagggatgagtatgatgACAATGATGCGAGGAAGAAGCACCCGCAAGATGACAATGATGAAGATGATCACGAAGCAGCTGACTTGGAGGATCGAGGAGATGAGTATGAAGAGAATCATAGGTTACATGGTGGGACGTCAGGGGGCTTTTCAAAGAGAATAAAACAATGCCAGGGTCATGAAACGGTTACTTCCTTGACTACTCTCGATTGTAATAGGTCTCTCATTCCTCAACCTCAGACTGATGTCAGTCAAGTGTTTCCGGAAGGCGACAAAGCGAAGCAGTGGCTGGATCAATGCACACTTCAGCTTGAAGATCAGAAGCTGCAGCTTCAGGCACAGATGTTGGAGTTGGAGAAAGAGCGCTTCAATTGGCAAAGATTTAGTAGGAAAAAAGACATTGAATTGGAAGTCATGAGAATGGAAAATGAGAGGTTGAAACTTGAGAATGAACGTATAGCGTTGGAGTTGAAACGGAAGGAGATGTTTGCTGACAATGCCTAG